CCGTAGTGCAACTAAATGCACGTTGGCTTTCGTTGCGAGAGTTTTTGGTTTCGAGTCCCGGATAATGCTTGGGTGTAAATTGTAATGGTCTAGTTTTTGTCCCATGTCACAGTTAAAGAAACCGTCAATTAAAAACACACGTAGGCTATGTACTTTCTTAAGTTGGCTCGTTGGTAATAAAAatgagcaaaaaaaattatatattatttaaaataaaattaaatagttacCTGATGTACGCATTGATTGTGTGTGATTATAACCAAAGTGATAATAAATTAAGTATGaagtgatttttaacattttactgaTATAACAAAGATTCATGTGTGTACTTACTagcaacatataaaaaattttaagccTTTGGCACAATATTCTTTTCAAGTGAAtcctaaaagttatttttttcttaaaagctgACCATGGTTTGAAGATAAATGCTGGATTTAAATACAGTTCCTAAACTaccattatttaatttattgcagttGATTTGTGGCACCCCGGAGCTGCATCCGGAAGGGTTCCTATCACCCCAGCTACCGCTTTCTGCATCGGGCTTATAGACTACCCGCCATGGACTGTCGGCAGAACATTTCGCACACCCAAAGCAATACTGCCCAAAATAAACCGTTTTTAGATTTAATATATAGCCATTTTTAATGTCACAAAGTGgcattttactttttaaatatatttcagcTGAATTTCAAAGTAGATTGTTATTTTAAATATGCCTTTCTTTTGTATGCGCTTCAGAACAACATTGTCACATGatgtattgttacgaacacgGGAGACAAGGCGGCGATGCGCGCCAGGTACCTGAGTGGCCTGGCGGCCCGACACGGCCACTGACTTCAAGCGCGCATACCCTCAGGAATTAAAGCGGCCCGGCCTCAGCACCCTCCTTCCTCGGTGCTGATATCCATCCCTTAGCGGCCTGGTGATTCCATGGGCTTACTGAGGTTgtcgcgtggagtggcgtgaataggtGCCGCTGTTCTGGACGCTTCGagtgtcgggtcggcccgggatgacgcgacacgtcacaaccactccagtcagttccagaaagacggccaactaATATAAAAGCTGTGACACCGGCTTCCATGGGAGTTCCAATCGgcgagtgaagtgcgagttcgacGAGCTGCGCAGACGCGGAGCGGCGGGACCgtgcgtgtgtgaccgagtggcgcgagactgtgtgtatgTGGACAGGTGCGATGTAAGGGGCGaacactgttgagcctagctccaatgAGGAGTGTGAACCATGGATTTAGTGATTTGTATGAACATACATTAAGTGTAGGGATTTAATTAGAAATGTAAATATCCGTagcaaataaaactatataaaattaattgggctatccttacaaaCATATTTTTCCTTACTCGTAACAGTATTTTGGTTGCATTGCACAAAGTCTGTCGGCAATAGTACAATCACATAATAATCCCAAACTGCCACATATATAAATGTGAcactttaatgttttaaaaatttataacatgcCACTTTTACAGATGTGGCACTGTTGCAATGTGATTTACATTGAATCATGTACCACAGTTTTATTTGTGGCTGTGCTATATTGTGAAGATAGTTTTATTGTAtgacacattttatactaaagcAGTTTTGCATTAAAATGTACTTAGAactgcaaattaaatttttaataagtcgTTTCGTTATCTGAATAGTATGCTTCTTGTGTGGTGACAGTATTTTTGAGGTGTGCGACTGGAAGGTGACTGTATAGGGTGTGTGTTGGTACTGGTCGGTTCTCGGGCTGTTCTCAGTTTATGGTTGGGCTGTGCTCGGACTGTGCTCGGTCTGTGCTCGGTCTGTGCTCAGGCTGTGCTCATCCTGTGTCGTTTCGCATCTATTGCACAGCCTGATTCTAGGATTAGATTTCCTGGTTAAAACtcgttgtgttagatgtagccaATAACAAGCTTCATTTTGGTTTTGCCCTGGAACTTAAAATTGATCTCACTTCTGAGCATGATATGCCTGCTGTGCTGATATGCGATGATGTAAACCAGGTGGCGGATAACAGTAAGGTGATTGCACACTTAGTATGGTCTTTCGCGGAGGTTATAACTAAGAGGCTCGGCAAAAGCGATCTACTTCCTTATAATTTCTGTCTTAAGGATGACACACCTGTTGGGTCGAAATACCATAAGATATCATCTCCAAAATTACAGGCGATGAGAGATATCATTGACAAGTTGTTGTAGGCTGGGTTTATTACTCCGTGAGTCGAACTAAAGTACGCCTACCTGTTTAGTCCCTAAAAAGTACTCATCCGAGTATCGGTTAGTACAAAATTGTATACATTTGAATGATAAGATCCATGATGATGTCTTCCCTCTGCCCACCGTGGAGAGTGCTCTCCAACATCTGGGCAAGACCAAATTATACTCAGTTATTGAATTAAATGCAAGCTTTCGCCAGTGTTTGCTTCACACTGACTGTCGCCAATACACTGCCTTCTCCACCAATTGGGGCACTTTCTTTCCAACAGAATTCCATTGGGTGTGAGTTTTGGCAGCCAGGCATTGGATAGAGAGCTGGATCGCATCCTGATCGACATTAAATTCAAATATGATTTTAATCATATTTATGACATCATGTTCTACAGctcattgtttgaaaaaaattcgaaacacTCAAGAGAGGTGTTTACCTATATCAGAGCCACCAACCTCTCTGTATACACCAGTAATATTGCCCATGGTAGGTAATTATGGACCCTGACAAAATTTCTCCGCTTGTAAATTTTCGCAAGGACAACATATTTTAGGGATGTTAGGCCATTTTACCCAATTCATTCATATTTTTCCACCATAAATGAGCCTCTAAATTCGTTGTGCAAACAATTATTTTGTCTTAGGAGTTCACCCAACAAAAGACAGGGAAAACTGAAACATtagatgacttgatgtaagtttttggacatacgccattgctaaaaactttttctgttgaagaaaaaataaaaaataaaaaaatatataaataaaacccaaaaaaaaaaagaagtcaaaaaacacaaaattaagcaaaaaattgctgttggcaacaaggatataaacaccacaaaatattccgtgacaggaatatggtcaacaaaacaaagaaaaacaaagaaaaatgtactaagagaacgaaaaaacccacaaatgatgacgacacagaaatattgaacccaaaaaattcagcaaaacggttgaaacgaaacaaaacacgacaaaacgaaaagacgaaacaaacacaatagttttccaaaacagaatagaacgataaaaaaacccacaaatgatgacagcacaaaaatattgaacccaaaaagaattcagcacaacagttgagacgagacaaaaaacacgacaaaacgaaaaagacgaaacgaacacaatagtttaacaaaacataaacaagCTTGTCACGGAATACTCTGTGGtgttatatccttgttgacaacagcaattttttgcttaattttgtgtttttttgccttttttgggttttatttatatatttctttatttttatttttttagtttttcttcaacagaaaaagtttttagcaatggcgtatgtccaaaaacttacatcaagtcatgcactcccattgcacaaatctttcaaagataatatggaaCATTAGATCTTATATCTTTCTAGATTGTTTCAAACTTCATAATGTTAAGGGTAGTGACAACTTGGTGGCTGACACCCTCTCTCGCATGTTCTCTATTGATGAGTTCGAAGTACCTAAAACCCCAAATAATAGAAAGATTGACTGTGTTGCATTCTGCAAACTGTTCCCGGAGAGTTATTTTGACATCTGTGAATCTCAGCGCGAGGATACCTAACGTATTTCCCTTTAAAAAGATCTGCGGGAGAACAAGGTAGTTCTGTATGTAGTAGAGAATAGCCTCATATTCTTAACTGGGAAGTTTGGCCGTGCACATGAAGCCGTCATCCCAGCTTTATTTTACCCCATAGTGTTGATGTATTTTCATGCATCACTAGTAAGTGTGCACTTGGGCAATGAGAAAACCTTCCGCAGAATTTCTGCGCACCTGGCTTTACCATAACTGCACAAGTATGTATGTAACTTTGTATTCTCCTGCCAGGATTGCCAGTTGTCCAAGCCCACGCATAACACCAAGGTAGGGCTGTAAGGCGCCCAAACCCCTGTCGCAGCTTGGCATGTTATACTTATGGTTATAATCGGTCTGCTTATGCGTTCGGATAAGGGTAAAATTGTTTGCTTGTAGTTATATAAATCTTTTCTTAATTTGTTATATTGTTGCCATTACACAATATGAAAACAACATCGATGGTTAAGGCCCTGAGGGACCATGTCAGGAAATTGTTTGGAACTCCTGCTATTTTGGTCACTGATAATGTCCGCTATTTCCAATCTACCACCTACAGAGGCATGTGCTTTGAATGGGTAATAGTCTGTCTATAGAAGCGCTCATTTCCCTCAGGAAAATCAGTCGGAATGAGTGAAAAACTTTATTAAAGGTGTTCTTACATTCTTTTATCGCATTGATCATACCCTCTGGGACAGTGATTTTGATTTCATAAATTTAGGGATGAATTCAGCCACACAATGCCTCCGGCTATCCTATATTGGTCCCGTTCTTTGGCCCAGAAAGTTCTTACATTCTTTTTTGAATCAGTGGAGCCTGCTGCTGCTGGACTCAGCTCTAGTTAGTGAGTCACTTGAAGCAGTTTTGGATGACTTAACATGTAACCTAAAGGGGGTGCGGGAGTCTTCTGCGTGTCCATACAACATGACCAGCAGCAATAACGATTTTCACATGGTCGATCTGGCACATTGCCGATGCTTTATTCTGCCGTGACTGACTGATAAACGGAATGTGAAGCTTCTTCTGCCCTATCAAGGGTCTAGAATTTAGTTGGGTTTTTGGGTAAAAATACTGCCTTACTGAAAAAGGTTATTAGCAGAGGTAAGTACAGGAAGTACAGGTAATCACGCGAGATGTTCATAGGTCGGTTAAAGagtgaaggaagggggggggggggcatgattcCTAAAGGGCTTGACTGCGGGAGGTAGGCTTTCATGCCAACCATAGCATTTCATATTGCATTAGTGTTACATGCGCTCGCAGTTAGCGATGTTGTGTACAGCATTTCTTCAGAAGAAGGCTTCAAGAGGCGGTTAATGGGTGATGTGTTTTGAGTTTCTAGTGGTTGAAAGCGTGACGGAAATAGTTATATTCTTCTTACTTACAGGTGATGCATCTGAAAAAGCTTCCCGCTTTCCACATGCTTGTccatcatgtaatttttatttcttgtttttttgtcgtttattattttaaagaataatgtttgttaaaagaatttttttttgttttctgttgtactTATATACCTATCAACAATTACATTAGGCTTCAAAAAATAGTTATTGAGCTCCCCCTTAAGACTGGGCTTCAACCGCTATGTTTGATTTGTAGTTTCTTGCTATTTTTACATTTCTatcaaaaaatatatcaaaacttTGAgtctttgatttatttttcttttatttgttttttttcatGAATACCTGTCTGATTTTTTACTAATAGCAGATAATGTGTAGCATGTATTTGGAAAAACAAATTTcaccaaagaaatttaaaaaaaaaatgtttttaagtggTATATCCGTATGAGTTTGTCTTGGACTGCCTACGTGAGAACGTAGCCACCCAAATTTGCGGTGGTGTCGGGCCTTGAAGAAGACTACAAAATAGGTGCGTAGATCGCTGGTACAGATGGTCGGCCTGTGATCTGGTCGGTAGAGGGCTGCAGGTTGGAGGTCATTTAACGATGGTTCGCCTTTGATGTCCGCAGCGCGGTAGCGGAGAAGCTACATCACTTCTCCTAGTCCTGGACCTGGTTAGGAAGCTTTCCCGTTAGTGGCCGGGAATCGACCCGAGATTCTTATAAAGTGTACACCGTGTTAACTGGTTGTAATGCCCTGTTATTGATATCACAATAAGTGTTAATCTTCAGTTGATTTTACTCATCCATGTGGGAACTGCAACACACTAGTTGGCGtcatgttaatattattatatatttttacgttTAGTTTTTTATAATTCTGTGATCAATGCTTTTTGAGTTTTTTTCTGTCACACGTTTTCCCAGTTAAATCAGCCAAGGGTTAACGAAGCATCTATTTATGAATACAATATTACACTTCATTCCTGCCATAATTcaatacctacattattttttacatgttgCGATTTTTTTTACTTGAGAAGGGTAGTTTTACTAATCTAATCTTAGTAATAGAAAGTTTTTCTTGTGACATTTTACTACAGTTTGGTCTTCTTTCGTCCACAGGAAACACAGTTAATTATAGCtcaaaataaagaaaacatttaacCTGAGAATAATTTTAAGTAACTTTAATACAAAAGCCTTAAAAAAATGTGCATTCGAAAAGTCGATTgcaaaacgtattttataaatttcaaaaactaAGGACTTCACTACACAGCACAAGAATGATTGTTTTGAAGCAAATGTCAATGTTCATGCTTCGTAATGAACGAGGTGTAAAAATCACAAGGAACTGAAGAATTTGGCTATTGCCTGAATCTTCTTGGGTAATTGTCACTCACTGGGATGTTTTCGTTTTCTGTTGGCTGCAGGGGTTGAAGTTTCTGTTCTTGAGCATTGCGTTGCTGAAAAAACAATTATATTATCACACACACAAAATCACGAaacgtttttaatttaaaaagagaattatcattttaaaaattcgtGGCACACACGCTTTAATTTAAACTAATTTCGGGATTATTTTTCAATAAAGAATAAATCTACACAAAAATGCCTATACCTAAAAGTTATAGAAATCACTTAATAAAGCAGAAAAGTGCTTAAAGTTGGCGGTCAAGAAAGAAGTGAAACAAGGCTACAGTTTATCTTACCTTCAGCCAATTTACACATAGGTAAAGCAAGCAATAACGGATATGGAATAAATTATAGTAATaacgcaaaaattaaaaaagttataagattTAATGATAATATCGGGAATCTGGAAGTATTTATCAAAGAACCTGAAACCCATTTTGAAGAAATTGGACATAGCCATGAAaaaatcaatacaaaattaaaatgaatcaAAATAATGCTGTAGAAGATTAACTTAAAACGAAGTAAATGTGTGGTCGGCAAATGAAAAGATAGCTTTTGGTGAGAGCGAGtgtgcttttatttttaatttttggtttgaACGTCTTGTTGACTGTGAATTCTTCAGAGGCGATGGTTCACAACGACACAATACCAAGAATACAGGGACAGAAATCGGTCATGGACAGTTAGTTGCTAGGATCCACTGCAGAATTGGTctggagtaatttagtgaaacCATGGATGCCCGAAATGAGGATGTCCGAAATCAGGATTTGAACGTGTGTCCTATGAAACACAGGTCCTGCAACTTAACTTAACACTGCTTCACCTCACTCCACGGAGGATTACGTTAATTGGACCGCAAGATCATGGAAGCAATGAACATAAAAAACAGGCGCAAAAATCATTTCTATAAAATAAATCTAGTTGGTAAAACTGTAACAATGACTGACTGACAGAGGACGCACAGATTAACCCGGTGGGCCTAGATGCATGTAATTTTTCATAGGAGTTCTTTATATAACGTAGAAAGGCTTTTTTTAATTCGTCCCCTAAGTGGGTTAagtaggggatgaaagtttgtttggcagtttgtaatttttgaagttagaaatgaTTGAAATTGGTGTTTAGACTTATGTTTATAAATAACAGTtagttgtatcagcgtttttggtaattcataaaAAATGAGAGTCAAgtactttcccatcgggcactCGActagtttgaaaataaatatgtaattcccGCACGGTCCACAGGGTTCGTGGTCGCTCACGCACTGGGGGTCGTGGGTTCGAACCAACGCGCCGCCATCCTTAAACTCGTGAGTGCCGAGGTGGTACCCGCTGCCCCGAAAGTCCTGTTGCTTGTTTTATAAATTGTTATGCTTACATAAGTTCCTACTTTTactcattatttgaaataaatcatACATTGATAATGTTACAGATATTATCAactcaataaattttatttcatagtttTCACAAACTTAAaggcaaataaatattataacccTAGCATGAAAAAAGGATTTATACGTGGGCTATAAAGTTTCGAATCAAGCGCTAGTATGTGGCTTttgttgataaaatatttaaattatgaatatgtatattaaatatgaaaaaatctagttttatataaaaactaGACATTTAATATTTTGAGGGTTTTGAGAAAATTGAGAAGAGTGCAGGAGCACACGCTCATGGAATCTGCGGCCCAAGATTTTTTTAAGTTAGGTTAAAAGAGATAAGTCCTCAGTGAGAAGCATTTTAATCCAAGGAGGTTTTCCCCTCTCTCCAGGGTTCTAAGCCCACGTTGCTTCATTTATTTTATGTGACAGAcatagttataaattatttacatctcCTATTCCTTTCTGAAAATGAGTTCTTCCCTCCTCGTAATCTATAGTCTACCACATTCTTCGCGGGTACGAAACTAAGACCTCCAGGTTTTCAACTTAAGCTTGGAcactttaattttcaaaaaactcGGAAGATGCATGCCTTGGCCAAGTTTCATATCAAGGCAATTTTCCTCTCTCTTTCTTTTAAGGAACTGAAgctgtatatatttaaattttccattatatatttaactatactAACGTGATTGCTCTACATAAGTGTCCCTTGAGAAAGGGGAATACATGTACTGGAAAATATTAAGGAACATCATTCATACTCAATGgcctagtgaaaataaaaaaaaaaagggttaaggAATACTGCAATAATATGTGAGCTTATCTtggttgacaaaataattgtgaGTTTTATAGTGACAATAGCTGTCATGAGATTGAGCTAAATTTACTATCGCGATATAATCTGTTTTCATGCACAGCGCTATATTTAATTGAGCCCTGAAAACCTTTGGACATTGAATGTGCTTTATAAAGCAGTAATGCGTAAGTTgctaaaatttaatgaaaaaagtaataatttgtaTAGGTCCAGAATTGTCAAGTAAGACGAAAGAGTGTTTATGTTTAAGTGCACTGAAAATGTGTTAGCAAATGAATATATTAAGTTATTCGCATATTTTTATAATGGTATGAGTTACTTACAACAGGaagatatttaattacatttattgatTTAAGTAATATTCTGAAAGATAAAAGAACGGTTTGAAAACATCAAAATTATGAGAAAATGCAAAGCACTATCGGCTGTTAGGTTCGCTTAATACCGTAACAGTATTGTCATGGAAGCGAGAGAATAGCTATTACATAGTTACAGTTATTTAAGTGTTGTAAAAATAGCTACTGTAACAGCAAATCTCGAAAAAAATCAACGCTGTGTCAATGAAGTTTGTGTGACTCAAAAATCGTGGATCTTGTACTTTGGAGCAGTCCACCGCATTTTAAGTAAGTGAAAGAAACACTACGTTAGATTATTCTTTAGGGGGAGGGATGGAGATAGTTTTGGTGGAGGGAGGGAGGACTGCATTAATTTATTCACTGTTCCTAGTTTCGAAACCCGCATCCCAAATTCACGGATATTCCGTAACTATAATGGTTTTGATTTCTGATAAAGATGCTTTGTGGCCAAAACGACACATTTTGTAATCAAATACCATACTGAatattttttcgtgaaaataaattgttttgtatGGTGTACTGTTAATGCCTTGAGGGTCAGAATTGTGTTTTGTGGTCTCTTCGACACAGATATGTATAACAGGATATAGCTTTGCTGTCACCATAAAATATTTGGCCgggtgaatattttaaaaaacattttgtagcGAACTAGAAACCATATTTTCACGCGGTTAGAAAaactatgtttaataaataaacgaTGATAAGATGATTTTGTGTTATTGTAATATTTGTGTGCGGTGTACCCAAATTGAGAGTTTTGCTCGGGGTGTGATGTATGGCGTGTCCCTCCTAGAGTGAGCGTTGTGCTCTGGGTGTGATGTATGGCGTGTCCCTCCTAGAGTGAGCGTTGTGCTTGGGGTGTGATGTATGGCGTGTCCCCAGAGTGAGCATTGTGCTGGGGTGTGATGCGTGTAGTGTCCCAGGAGTGAGCGTTGTGCTCGGGGTGTGATGTATGGCGTGTCCCCAGAGTGAGCGTTGTGCTCGGGGTGTGATGTATGGCGTGTCCCCAGAGTGAGCGTTGTGCTCGGGGTGTGATGTATGGCGTGTCCCCAGAGTGAGCATTGTGCTGGGGTGTGATGCGTGTAGTGTCCCAGGAGTGAGCATTGTGCTCGGGGTGTGATGTTTGGCGTGTCCCTAGAGTGAGGACTCTGCTCGGGGTGTGATGTATGGCGTGTTCCTAGAGTGAGCGTTGTGCTCGGGGTGTGATGTATGGCGTGTCCCCAGAGTGAGCGTTGTGCTCGGGGTGTGATGTATGGCGTGTCCCCAGAGTGAGCGTTGTGCTCGGGGTGTGATGTATGGCGTGTCCCCAGAGTGAGCGTTGTGCTCGGGGTGTGATGTATGGCGTGTCCCCAGAGTGAGCGTTGTGCTCGGGGTGTGATGTATGGCGTGTCCCCAGAGTGAGCGTTGTGCTCGGGGTGTGATGTATGGCGTGTCCCCAGAGTGAGCGTTGTGCTCGGGGTGTGATGTATGGCGTGTCCCCAGAGTGAGCATTGTGCTGGGGTGTGATGCGTGTAGTGTCCCAGGAGTGAGCATTGTGCTCGGGGTGTGATGTTTGGCGTGTCCCTAGAGTGAGGACTCTGCTCGGGGTGTGATGTATGGCGTGTTCCTAGAGTGAGCGTTGTGCTCGGGGTGTGATGTATGGCGTGTCCCCAGAGTGAGCGTTGTGCTCGGGGTGTGATGTATGGCGTGTCCCCAGAGTGAGCGTTGTGCTCGGGGTGTGATGTATGGCGTGTCCCCAGAGTGAGCGTTGTGCTCGGGGTGTGATGTATGGCGTGTCCCCAGAGTGAGCGTTGTGCTCGGGGTGTGATGTATGGCGTGTCCCCAGAGTGAGCATTGTGCTGGGGTGTGATGCGTGTAGTGTCCCAGGAGTGAGCATTGTGCTCGGGGTGTGATGTTTGGCGTGTCCCTAGAGTGAGGACTCTGCTCGGGGTGTGATGTATGGCGTGTTCCTAGAGTGAGCGTTGTGCTCGGGGTGTGATGCGTGTTGTGTCCCAGGAGTGAGCATTGTGCTCGGGGTATGATGTTTGGCGTGTCCCTAGAGTGAGAACTCTGCTCGGGGTGTGATGTATGGTGTGTCACTAGAGTGAGGACTCTGCTCGGGGTGTGATGTATGGCGTGTTCCTAAAGTGAGCGTTGTGCTCGGGGTGTGATGTTTGGCTTGTCCCTAGAGTGAGGACTCTGCTTGGGGTGTGATGTATGGCGTGTTCCTAGAGTGATCGTTGTGCTCGGAGTGTGATGCATGTTGTGTCCCAGGAGTGAGCGTTGTGGGTCTTGGTATGATGTTTGGCGTGTCCTTAGAGTGAGGACTCTGCTCGGGGTGTGATACGTGTAGTGTCCCAGAAGTGAGAGCTGTGCACACACCTTGTCCTGCTCGATCTGGGCGTAGATGAGGTCCAGCGAGCGCTGTATCTCCTGCGGCACGGGAGGCGGCGTGGGCAGGTGCAGGCCCTCGGCGCGGAAGCCCTGCTCGTCGGCCGTGTAGGTGACGGTGATGACGTCACCCTCGGGCGAGGTGTAGGAGTAGCTGCCGTGCTGCACCAGCGCCTCCTGGTCCTTCACGCCCACGTTCTTCAGGAAGCCCGTCTCCTCCGCCACGATGTTGTTGCCCGTCTCGTAGCTGCAAAACCACCCTCGCCATTAACAACTGACCATGGTGTTGTTGCTCTCCTCGTTACCAAAACACTTCCCGTTCCATTAACATCTGCCCATGATATCCTTCTCATATCTATAGTACTTGTAGGAACATGTGTTCGGTGTCTCAACCACTTGAACTTGTTCCGCGCAGATCCCGGCCAAAGTACCTGGCCCGATAACAAACATTTAGGAGGTTGCCCGTTCATTCCAGTACATTGCCGGAAATTACTACATGCCCATCAGTAGGAGGGTAAAGACCAGAGTGTTGGATCCTGTAACTACAGAGGAAGGTAACACTTATTCCTATCATACTGGCGAGGCACCCACTCACCTCCTCACATCACATCACAGAATGGGACCCAAAGCTGCCATCTGGATGGACCTGTGGTCTATCCCATCTCTACAGGAGAGTTCCGTACCAGTTCGTATCCCTGTCAACCACACAGCAATCTTTTTTCCGGCCCGAAGACCTCGAAAGCCCACCTCATGCCCGCGGTTTATGTGACTATACTAGGCCCACAATGCTTTCACCCCAGCTTGACTTCCTGCTCCAGAGGGTAAAAGACGGGCTCTTTTCCAGCAGTATCACCCGCCAAATGTCCTCCAACCACAGTCGGCAACTGTTTGGGAAGAGCAATAGCTTGCAAGCACAAGCCAACCCTAGCGAGGGATGCAGATACCACCTGTACCAACTGTCTGTGACTTCGCAGATGTTTATTTAGTCTGCAGATTAGACCCGCATACACCAAATTGATCAGACTCAGTTTTTCACCTAGTTACATGCGTTTAAGCCCCTTGCCATGTGGAGGTCGTGAGGTCCAATTGAATAGAGGCTATAAATCGCATAATACTTCTTTTCAGAGATAGTTTGTTCCTGCAATCATAAGAATCCGTATAAAAATCTCTTACTAAGTCTCTCCCTGCTGGCATGGCCTTCAGAGGTAGGACAGCTCCATCCAAGCAACACCTGCAGTACTAGACATTACACTCATCAAAGGACATGATAAGAGCATTCACTCCCTCCAAAGGTACACCAATAGGAACAATTCTGAATATACAAGGTGGCACAATGGTAAATAGAGCACTTTACTCGCATTTGGGAAAATCCGTGTTCGAATCAAATATAGCAATTCTGATTTTTGTTTCCCGTGGTATCGCGAAATCACTCAGCAACTACTATTAGGATGGTTCCTTACCATAAGAGCAGTGGCATATTCCTGGCCAATTTTCCTGCAGTGTTTTCGCTGTGTCCATCTCTGACACTGTGGATAACAATATATGTAGTCACAAAAATTCATCTTCTACAGAAGTAAGCGAAGACAACACCATCCCTCGAACTATATGCCTGCAGTAGGAAACAAGAAGTTGTGCCTAAATACAAAGCCTGTTTTATGataaaccaaatttttttcaaataattttaccagtGTTATATAATGTTCTTAGAaaagacgattttttttttaaatcaaggaGTATTAATGAATCAACATCGGTAAAATGACCTACCAGACCTTAAATATTGTGCTGTACTCTAATTGGGTAGTTCGTAAATTGGAAAGGTTTAAAAGCAATTTTTATCTAGACTGAGAATTTTGATCAAATATTTAGTATAATCTGAAAATTCAAAACCAATTACCATAAAAGGCCCAATAATTCGCATCTCACCAAGGCGATCATGGTTTCATTCATGTTCAGTTTGAACTCGAAATTTTTCACAAGTGGTA
The DNA window shown above is from Bacillus rossius redtenbacheri isolate Brsri chromosome 2, Brsri_v3, whole genome shotgun sequence and carries:
- the LOC134529644 gene encoding endocuticle structural glycoprotein SgAbd-8-like, whose amino-acid sequence is MKSLLVVCACAVAALAQRQSTEAYPEEAEFARAQPLQLQPQLQPLQLQQRQGKAEARPTPVPFIPIIRFDKEQSADGSYKTSYETGNNIVAEETGFLKNVGVKDQEALVQHGSYSYTSPEGDVITVTYTADEQGFRAEGLHLPTPPPVPQEIQRSLDLIYAQIEQDKQRNAQEQKLQPLQPTENENIPVSDNYPRRFRQ